The DNA window AAGAGAAGAGAGGCCTGCTCTATCTCCTTCGAGGGCAATTGCTCACTTCCAATAGAATATTTCGCAAAGTGCTTAATAAAATATGCTTAAATGCATTTTCTAAAAAGTATATTACTAACTGTAATACAGTTAATTCTTCAAAAACAGCCTACAGCCACTCAGATGAAAAACTGCCGTTTTTAGAAAGATCGAACTTCTATGTTTAAATGCATGGTTGCATAACCTATTCCCGGCTGGGAGAAAAGCGCAATGGCCGACCCCTCAATCGAAGCGGTGGAGCTCACTAAGTGTTACAACTCATTCTGTGCACTCTCCGATCTGACCCTCCGGATTGAGGGTACAAAGTGTGTAGGATTCTTGGGACCAAACGGAGCCGGCAAGACCACTGCCCTGAAGATACTCACAGGAATGATCCGCCCAACAAAGGGAAGGGCACTGATCAACGGGGTCGACGTCCAAAAGGACAAGAAGGCAGCGCTCTCGACCTGCGGGGCGTTAATAGAGACCCCGGAGATCTATCCTGCGCTCTCCGTGAAGGAGGCCCTAATGATGGTTGCAGAGATAAGGGGCATCCCGTCAGCAATACGGAAAGACACGGTAGCTAAGGCAATCGCGGAAGTGAAAATGGAAGAATGGATGGACAGGAAATTCGGTAAACTCTCTAAGGGCATGAAGCAGAGGGTCAACTTGGCTGCGGCACTCCTTTCTGATCCGATCATAATGCTGCTGGACGAACCTTCTTCAGGACTGGATCCCAGGGGGATGGCGGAGGTAAGGGAGATCGTGAAAGGGCTCAAGAACAAGAACAGGCTGATATTCATGAGTTCGCACATCCTGAGCGAGGTGACCGAGATCTGCGACGAGATCGCCATACTGGATCACGGCAAGCTGCTGGCGTACGACACGTTAGAGAGGCTGACCTCCCCATTATTAGAGGGCAATATCAGAGCTTGCGAAGCGCTATTTTCAAAGGATCTGAGTGAAGATGTGTTGAAGGAAATAGGATCGATAGATGGTGTTCTCGGTTTGGATTTGGTCGAGTCCAGGAGACTGATCCTGAGGCTCGAGGGTGGGAACGAGGTCCAGGAGCGGGTCTTGGCCAAGATGGCGGGATTGGGGGTTGGACTCATCGCTTTCAGACCATTATATTCCGCTCTCGAGGAGACTTATCTGAGGCTTGTGAAGGACTCGAGGTGATCGCTAGCATGACTGGAGGAATCAATCGGCCGGGAGAGAGATCGCAGGAGGTAGACACGGCAGGACATCGCATCCCGGGGAGCTTCTCTCAGTTCAAGACTGTTACAAAGTACGAGCTGATGAATTATCTAAGGACCAGAAGGTTCTACGTGCTGCTGGGAATTACGCTTATAATGAGCGGTCTTTTGACCGCGGTTGTTGCAATATACCAGCCCGCGGGCTTCCTCACCTCGCCTCTCGGGTTCTACTCGAGCTGGTGGGGCCTGGCGGTGACATATATCCTGATTCTCTCAGGAATCTTCTTTGGAGGGGACGCCATATCCGGAGAGTTCCAGAACAAGACGGGTTACTTCCTAGTAGTGAACCCAGTCAAGCGGTCTACGATCTATGCGGGGAAATGGGCTGGAGCCTTCATCGCCTCGCTTGCCATACTTGGCGTATTTGTCGCAGTCACAGTCGCCAACGGCGTATACTATTTCGGGCTAGACGTGCCTTACCAGTTCGGTCTTTCTTTGGCCTTCTCTGTACTCTACCTCATCTCAATTCTGGGGGTGACCTTCGTCTTCAGCTCGATATTCAAGAGCAGTTCGATCTCCATACTCGTAACCGCGATATCCTTCTTTTTTGTATTCTCGCTTACACAGACACTTGTCAGCAGCTTGGCTCAGGTCGAGCCGTGGTTCCTGATAACTTACGGCGCAGAGATAATCGGGAACGTCCTTAAAGACCCGTACCCGGCCCACGTAGTCACGGTCCAGCTGGGGCGAGTCACATTCACGACTTACAATGCACCGATCCTTAACGGCGTTGCAATAATGGCGGGATACTTCGTGGTCTGCGCTGCACTCGGGCTCATCATATTCGAGCGCAGGGATTTTGCCTAGGCGGGCATTTCAGGTAAAGCAAGTTCGGAACGGATTGGCACGCACCAAGCCCTGAAAGGGCTAATGCCCGGGCGATCCTTTTTCAGACATCTCACGGAGATGCCTGATCGTCAGATCCAGGATTTCCATCGGGTCAAGGGGTTCCCCTTCACCTATGCCGGGGCATTCAGGCTCATAGATTATCACATATGTCCCGGTGTCTGCCAGGCTTACCCTGATTGCATCCTGGTCGACCTGAAATCCGCTCTCCAAGAGCTCAGATAGAGGAATTGCTATGAATGGGAACGCCCGGCACAGGATCGGCCTCTCTTTGTAGATGGTGCACGCATCGCCCTCGAGCAATGAACAGACCAAGCGCCCGTCCCTGAAGGACTTCTTTGTGGTCCTCCACCCCCAGTCAGCGCTGGCGCCGAGGCGGCGGATTTCCGGATCGCTGAGCATAACGTCCAGCGAGCAGCATCGCGTGCACCTAGTGCACCTGAATTTTGTTGAGGGGGTCAGGAATTTTAGTTCCGCCATACTAAATGCAATATCCGCAAAGGCAGAAAAAGATATTTTTCAACGTAAATTTGGAAAAAAGGAAAAGCCCAAGAGAAATTGAGGCTCCGTTGGAAAATGGATCAATATCTGGATATACGAAAAGTTAAAAAAAGAAAGGCAATCCTTTCAGAGTGAGTGCGGCCATAGTCTAGCCTGGTTTAGGACGTCGGCCTTCCATGGCGTTCTGGCCGGAGAAAGCCCATGACCCGGGTTCAAATCCCGGTGGCCGCACCACCACAGCCCCTTGCAGGAAAAGGAGGGGTCAGGTCTCTAATTGAAGGGGCAAATCGTCCAGCCAAGAAGGCGGCGCATTAGCGGATGATTCTTTACCAATCATGGCGTCGTATTTTATACACTACTGCCCGCACCGAGATCAGCCAAGACGCATGCCAGAGGTCCGCCCAGGGAGGATTGAGGCAATCATCATCATTACCGGCCCGATTATCACCCCTCCCCAGAACAGGATGCCCAGCACTCCCAGCGTAAAGAACGTGAACCTCGTTCTAATGGAGGGGCTCCAGCTTTTTGCCTTCCGGAGGGCGAGGGCGCCCAAAAGCACGGGCAGTGCGGCGAAGACAAGGGTGATCCCGACCTCAGGTCCGAGCTCCACCCACCTTGATGCGTAGGCGATTTGGCTTAATATGGTAGCCCCAGTGCCGATGTAGAGGAGCGAGGCTACCGTAATAAGTCCCTTTGGAGGGACCCCCAGCTCCACGGCGCGCATCTTCCAAATAAGGAGTGCCCCGATTGCCACAATTAAAGCCATTGGAGCGAATACAGTTAGTGGTGACTGCCCGGACCACAAATAGATCTGGAGCTGGCTGACGGGTATCATGATCCATTCGTATGGAGTGAACTCCTCCTTGTACCCAATCGCCAGGCTGTACGATCCGGGTATCTCGCCGAAAACAGCCAGGTAGTACGTTCCGGTTGCAGGCGTCGGTGAGGAGTACGAGACCACTCTGTGGAAGACACTAGGTGTGAATCCCTCGTAGGATGCAGTATCGGCAGGAACACCTTCAATAAGGAGTGCGCCTGATCCCGCAGGGACCTCAAAAGGCAAGCCTTCAGGGGGATCCGGCATCCCTGGCCCGATTATTGCAATGAGCGGAGAGAAACCCCGCTCCTTTGAATCTGGCGAGATCTGCAGTATGAAGTGCAATTGCTCGCCTTCGAGCATGTCTAGCCTGTAGAATTGGGCAGATCCGCCCCGAGGGAGGTGTGAGAACACTGCCCAAGACTTGGAGGGGTCGACTATGAGGATTGCTCGGTCAATGCTATCGTTCCCTTCTGCGATTATCGGAGAGTGCGCCGAGACTGGGGCGACGGAAAGTGCCAGCAAAATGAATGGGAGCAGAAAATTCCTTAATCGCATATGCTATTTTAGTCGCCAGGAGTTATATTATATTTCTTGCCCGCACAATGAACCACTACTGCAGTTACGGGAGGTGGGTCGGGAATTTTCACCGGAACCGTCCTGCCGACTGTTGACTGTTTACTGCCGGAAGTATTTGGAAAAGGGGGGTTGGAGGCGCGCTATCTCTTGAAAACGGATTTGCCCGGGTAGACCGCCTCGGCACCGATCTCCTCCTCTATGCGCATGAGCTGGTTGTATTTGGATGTCCTCTCCCCGCGGGCCGGCGCTCCTGTCTTTATCTGGCCAGTCCCGAGTCCCACAGTTATGTCAGCGATATAGTTGTCCTCGGTCTCTCCGGACCTGTGGCTGACGACGACAGAGTAGCGGTTTTCGGTAGCGAAGGCTGCGACATCGATCGCTTCAGAGAGGGTCCCGATTTGGTTCACCTTGAGAAGGATTGAATTCGCAGCCCCCATCGAGACTCCGCGGCTGAATCGCTTGATGTTGGTCACGAATATGTCATCGCCCACCACTTGGACACGCCCCCCAAGCCTCCTTGTAAGCTCCGCGAGGCCATCGTAGTCCTCCTCGTCGAGCGGGTCCTCGAGCGACACTATAGGGTAGGCATCCAAAAGCTCAGAGTAATAGTCGATGATGCCACTCCGGTCCAGCTTCTTGCCATCGATTGTGTAGACCCCATCCTTGAAGAAGTTAGATGCCGCAGAGTCCAAGGCGAGCACGACGGCACCTTCATCGTAACCGGAAGAGCTGATCGCCGACATTATCGCGTCCAATGCTTCCTCCGAACGCGAAAGAGGGGGCGCGAAACCGCCCTCGTCGCCGACGTTTATTGCGGAGGGACCGTACCTTTCTCTGAGGATCCCCTTTAGTGATGCATAGACCTCTGAGCAGATCCGTACCGCGTCCCTCACCGACCCGGCTCCAACAGGCACCACCATAAACTCCTGAACTGCGAGCCCGTTTCCGGCGTGCTTCCCGCCGTTGATTATGTTCATCATAGGGACTGGCAGCACCC is part of the Candidatus Methanosuratincola sp. genome and encodes:
- a CDS encoding ABC transporter ATP-binding protein, translating into MADPSIEAVELTKCYNSFCALSDLTLRIEGTKCVGFLGPNGAGKTTALKILTGMIRPTKGRALINGVDVQKDKKAALSTCGALIETPEIYPALSVKEALMMVAEIRGIPSAIRKDTVAKAIAEVKMEEWMDRKFGKLSKGMKQRVNLAAALLSDPIIMLLDEPSSGLDPRGMAEVREIVKGLKNKNRLIFMSSHILSEVTEICDEIAILDHGKLLAYDTLERLTSPLLEGNIRACEALFSKDLSEDVLKEIGSIDGVLGLDLVESRRLILRLEGGNEVQERVLAKMAGLGVGLIAFRPLYSALEETYLRLVKDSR
- the eno gene encoding phosphopyruvate hydratase: MMNPYAVKEIRSREVLDSRGNPTVETDVITEGGFGRASVPSGASTGKHEAVELRDGGTRFHGKGVINACNNVVKVISPALIGMDSRSQKEIDGRMIALDGTENKSRLGANAILSVSLAVARAAASTSRVPLYRYLNPRSRVLPVPMMNIINGGKHAGNGLAVQEFMVVPVGAGSVRDAVRICSEVYASLKGILRERYGPSAINVGDEGGFAPPLSRSEEALDAIMSAISSSGYDEGAVVLALDSAASNFFKDGVYTIDGKKLDRSGIIDYYSELLDAYPIVSLEDPLDEEDYDGLAELTRRLGGRVQVVGDDIFVTNIKRFSRGVSMGAANSILLKVNQIGTLSEAIDVAAFATENRYSVVVSHRSGETEDNYIADITVGLGTGQIKTGAPARGERTSKYNQLMRIEEEIGAEAVYPGKSVFKR
- a CDS encoding ABC transporter permease produces the protein MTGGINRPGERSQEVDTAGHRIPGSFSQFKTVTKYELMNYLRTRRFYVLLGITLIMSGLLTAVVAIYQPAGFLTSPLGFYSSWWGLAVTYILILSGIFFGGDAISGEFQNKTGYFLVVNPVKRSTIYAGKWAGAFIASLAILGVFVAVTVANGVYYFGLDVPYQFGLSLAFSVLYLISILGVTFVFSSIFKSSSISILVTAISFFFVFSLTQTLVSSLAQVEPWFLITYGAEIIGNVLKDPYPAHVVTVQLGRVTFTTYNAPILNGVAIMAGYFVVCAALGLIIFERRDFA
- a CDS encoding YkgJ family cysteine cluster protein; amino-acid sequence: MAELKFLTPSTKFRCTRCTRCCSLDVMLSDPEIRRLGASADWGWRTTKKSFRDGRLVCSLLEGDACTIYKERPILCRAFPFIAIPLSELLESGFQVDQDAIRVSLADTGTYVIIYEPECPGIGEGEPLDPMEILDLTIRHLREMSEKGSPGH